The genomic segment ATGGCGACAAGTATCAAAGCCAAGAGAAAGACCAGAGCAGCTGCTATCCCCGCTATGATGCCAGTGTGAGACAGTTCTTTACTTTTGGTTGAAGACTCTGTTTTCACATCTGAAGCCAAGAtaaacatctgtgttttttaatcCGAAACAATATTTTGTGAGCAATAACTTTTATTTGTGACTTACCACTGCCCATAATGAAAATCTCATCATCTGGAAGAAGTTAGTGTATTTAGCTTTTTAGTTCTGCTCCACAGTTCTGAAGTAATTGTGTTTACCAAATAAAATCATCTGGGAAAGATTACCTCTTGTACAGTCTCTTTGTTCTGGAATTAAAGGTGTTGTGTCCTCTGTTTTTGGTGCAACAGAAGTAGCCGTGAAACCATCCTCCTTCAAGTAATCATCACAAGTTGCGTCTTTGCTCTGACCACACACACAGTAATAAAACTctgtttcacttaaaaaaaactgtcaaattaaAGCAAACATCTGTGCCCCAGTCCTACCTCCTCCGAACAAGAATAGTCCAACCATTCCTGCCTGTGACGGTCCATTCCATCTGAACACCTGAAAGACgatgtttgaataaaacaaagagtgaCATTTTTATCTGAGTTGTTTAGCTGCTCACCTCTGGAGAACATTACACCAACTGCAACCAGACGTTTGGTTAGAGGAGAGGCAGCGCTCACAGCTGTCATGTAAGAGgcaagctggaaaaaaaaaacagtaaaatgagatttcattgttttaaagcTAATATAAAGATATGAAACATTCGTGAAAGATGAGATATTTCACTAACTGGGGAGTGGTGTGAGCTCTACAGCAGATGAATTGGTAATCTTTGTCATGTCGATTTCAACTCGATGGTACTCATAGATCGTTTGCTGAGCTCCATCttgaaaaggagaaataaaatgtaaacatagtATTATCTAATGCTAATTACAGCATTGTTCACTTctgttggtaaaaaaataaccttaaaGCTGGTGTATATAAGTTTTGTTACAACCCGTCTAGGggtggccagatcataacatgAAGGATCCATCCTCTTCAGATTCCAAgcagccaacacacacaaagttgaacatttataatgttatttattttaaaaagatgtataTTCGATTGAGATGTTACAAGTGGAGCATATGACTTCAGAGAGAGCtaatgccgaaaacaacaaacaaaaggaaactatctgaatattaaccaacttacctaattgaaaataaataaaccaaatgacaaaaaacttacctccctaactaagaaaacatgagaaaactaagaaaacacaaacggcagctcactcctacaaactccATAACTTTACATGGTGTTAAACAGTGTGGCCGGTTGGGATGAGCTGAGGATGGATGGGAGGAAGTCCGTGTCAGCAGCTTTTATATCTGTCACCTCTGGGAGGCCACCAATTGAACGTCTCCATCATTGTCTAGGAGCCAATCAGCGACAGGCACCTGTACACTCAAATTTACATAAGATGACAACGCCAGTCgtaacacttttaaaaatatattttttttacatatttgttgaaactgtcactatgttgtgacaataTGTTATGAgataaataatctgtgaaaaaatagaGTTCCTTTGACTTTTCCCAGTGCTAACTAAAagcaaccaatcaaagccaggaggagggtcttagcgttgTTAATCACCCTCCTGCTATCCAACCTTGTTTTCTGCTTAGGAGTAGCTTCTTTCTGAGAGAAGAGACTATCGTGAATGCTCActctagttagcatggccactgatggTGGCGGATAAACAGTTTCCCTAAAATAGTAAGCTGCAAGTAAGTAACTAAAACTTTATCACCtttcaagaaacaaaataacaaatacacaaaactaATTCAAgcaaaagcaaatttaaaaagagtttgtccgccattagcacatttagaaATGAGTGCATGAGGTGATTGACAGTGCAAAGAcacctcctcctgcctctgattggttgcttttggtcAGGAGCAgtgaatttcttcagatggaAATAGCAGCTCATGGAAGACAAAGACAGGTAATCTTTCCAAAGATTCCACTACAAGattctttttacatgttttctgaaaacctATCTTTTTCCATTGCCATCTGTCCTAGCATGAGAGAGATCACTTTATTTCTCAAGTTGTGTATAACCTCCTTTGCTTGGTTGTTTTATGTTGGATGCTTTTATATGATGTTGGTCAGTTTTGCTTGctattataaataaagttgggtTGAGTTGATGTTTTGAATTCATATCCAGCGGCAAAACCACATATCGATGTGCTTTTTAGTTTCCTGGCAGAAAACAACAGATTGTTGTACTACAAAATGTCCTGAAATttaaacaacagcaaaaacgCAATCTGTGATATCTAACACAGAGTTTGTGGATAAGCAACAGACCCTCAGCATCCACCTGACTTACAGTAGGCAggatatgtttatatatttatcctATTTCAACACAGACCCTcgaaatgtaacaaaaatgtttacatttttcagggaaggatagaaaaaaaataacttccctAGCAAGAACTCCAAACCACCAGCTGGCATGTAGATAACAGTTGTTATGGAAACTTGCTTACCTGAagataggttttatttttattttattttattgtttttacatcccTTATCACCCTCATAATTTTGCAaactaaaatgctaaattttgtTGCTCCTGTCATAGTTCAAGTTATTTTAAACCTCCAAAGAAGATGTGGGCAAGTTTAGGCAAATAGCTATTACTTGTAGACTGAACATACAGCACATCCACCTTAACTGATTGatatgttttcttgtctttcctaTTTTGGTCAGTTTTCAATACCGATTAgcttaaatatatatgtatttaatggaaacacagcaactgGCTCAAAACACAACTGGAGGATCATGGctggcatgttttttaatgacttatcataTGAAAAAACTTATTCTTTGATGATTTTAACTGcgttcttatttaatggaaacacaacaattaccaaattgtatttttgttaaattagcagaatatcaGCAGAGTTTTGCACAGATACTGTATGTAAGGAAAATGCAACTAATAACAATTGATGAGTTTATGTAGCACCCTTCACACTTATTGGCACCCCtggttaaaatgtgaaaacaaacagttttgttgCAGTTGCACTATTTTTTAACacccttattttttttttttattgaataaatatgaCATCAGACATGATCCTCCAGTTGTGTTTTGTGccagtatttgtgttttcattacaaatgcgTGCAAAACTTTATGGACATTTTGctaatgtcaaataaaacacaatttttcaattGTGGTGttcccattaaataagaaatacaataaGTTTGTTGATGcggtaagtcattaaaaaaactgtcATCCTCCTGTTGACatctttcttcatcttttccaaAAGCAGTAACATCCAGtggttgatcacatgactcatgtgatgcaataaaagtgtttccattgcaattttGGGAAATAAAGCAACTTCTATGTGGTCCAAAACCACTATGTCATCCAGCCAAAACCTTTTATCAAAACATGAGTGTTTTTTGgaaattggtgtgtttccattaagcaaattcgttttcaaaatgtcaaattgtgcaattatgtGGATGAAATGCAGCTATTGACCTGGTGATTGTGACGTGGATGACATGACCATGAAGGCATCTGACAATCCGGCCTTCACTGGATGTTCGACCGATCCGATCACATCTAGTGTCAGAGGAATCTgttcagcagaaaacagaatatCAAAGCTGGTGAATTACGATTAAATATCTAGGAGTAGAGATGACAAATCCGTCTCACATCTCTGTAGCTGAAAGAGATTCTTCCTGTCTTATAAAGAGCAGCCTGAAACGTGAAGGCTCCAGCTGTCTCTTTGCCTGGAAGTCGAACCCTCTCCCACTGGACCACGAACACCTCTCCTACAGACAATAGGTTACTTTCAAACATCTGGGTGATATCTGGGTGCCAACATGTATGATGATGTCATACCATTATCCAGGTACTGAACAGTGGAGTCTTTAGAGTAGCTGGGGTCAAAATTAGCCATCAGAGGGGCGATGTACTGTGTGGTGGTAAGCATGCGGTGAATAACATCTCCAGTGAAGATGAATCCTTTATAAAAGACCAGATGGGacaatatgtttaaaaaatccCACTGTGAGCATATGTGGAAAGGAGGAAAGGTTACTGGAGCATCTGTAAGGCTACTGAGGTTTTACCTCCCGTTGCAATGGTAATCTGCCTCAAGAAGTGTCCGTAAAAAGGAAAGTCAAAAGACAAGGCGACtctctgcaaacagaaaagacaCAAGTTGATATAATGACAAAGTAGCAGTCAGTAAGTGCAAAAACCTTCATTAATGGCAATCTCAGTTCTCAGActtaaatattacagaaaacctgcaggatTAACCAATGTGTTTGAGAAAATGCTGCATATCTTTTTACCATGGAATAAAAACCTACTCTTGACTTAATGAATCAGAATTCATCTGCACAGAACAGAACTGTGGCACAACAGCAAAAGCAACAAATCAGTACTTTTAACATGTGGGGGtatagctcagtggtagagcatttgactgcagatcaGGAGGTCCCCAGTTCAAATCTGGGTGCCCCCTATTTAATTTCTATCAGCAAAATTCCCAATAGATCACTGTCAGTAACAAATATGCTGAATTATCCGATTTTGTAAAATAGAGTACAATATATTCTACAAAGGCAAAACTTGATCTGCTTCAAATCCAGACTTAAAAACCTACATTATTGCCTactaagaaacattttcatgaatTTAAATTCTCAACAACCACTGTATAAATTCATAATATATTTCCCATCTTCAAACTGCGCATCACCTTGGCAAGTACAGCAGGAACGGATTTTGAAGTAATTATAGATGTAATGTTaactaaaaaaaccaaaacctgatTTCATACATTTGTTGACAAAATGGAAGGAATTTTGGGATTACAGACAAAACAATTACTAATTTATCAGATTTATCTAGTCATGGCAATTCTGAAAAATTCCTAATAGAGGATGCAACAATTTTCTGGATTTCAACAAATTCAAAGCTCATGTCTAAACATTTGTTGGATGCAAAATAAGATTTGCATGCATTGCAACTAGTTTTAACTCAAATTTAAGTTAAAACGTCCTGATCTgatgtaacaaatattttgatACCAGCCAATCAGTTCTGTTAAATTCTAAAGAACATCAAAACATTGCTGTTATTATTCTGGATACAGGGTTTTCAGATGTCAGCTTGCTAAATCTCTACAGCgttactttggaaaaaaaaagtaatttcaagtataactaaatattttaaaattaggtTAAATAGCTTACACTTCAATATATCTATTACATATAAAAGACTAGAAGTCTGTTTAGTAAATATCTGAAGTCATCTTtatatataacaataaaaagtgaacaTATTGTGGGGGtatagctcagtggtagagcatttgactgcagatcaaGAGGTCCCCAGTTCAAATCTGGGTGCCCCCTGTTacaccaaacattttccttgtTAATTCTTAATATGCAACTGTTTGTAAAAAGACAATCTGACTAtgtgaaaagtttatttctgcagaCCTTGGTCTATAGAGACAGAGTAAACAGTGATTGAACTGCTTTACTCTCACTTTTAATGCTTCTTCATCTACCAGGATTTCAAATCAGTTCTAATTTAATCTATCactatttaattttgtccaaaTTATAGCTCTCCATGAACACTGCTAAAAGGATTAGAGCCAGTTTAAGATGGAATGCCACTAAACCTGAAGATTTCACCACAACTGGTGTTTGATTTAGAACAAAACCAGCAGTTTTCCACAAGGATTGTgtaaaatctaacattttcagtgaatattttgaaaaagtcaAACTCTGAAAGGTCTGACCTGGCATATATGACTTCATTCCAACAATGCATTCAatggaagaaattaaatattgaggGTAGTGCTTGTCACTGTTTTGGAAACAGACTCAATTGTGGTCTCGTCTGACCAGACCACCTCTTTTCCCATGATTGCTGTATCGCCCGCACAGCTTGGTGTGATTATGACAATTaagttttactttgtgttgctgtCTCGCTTTATATCCCAACAAGACATCGAAATTAAACATTCAAAGAGTATGCATACTTTCACAAGTTATTGCAAACAAGAGTCTATTTCTAAAGAAGTTAAATAGAGAAGAATCAAACTAAGTGTTAACAGCAAAATAATGATGCAGGTGGGAGACTGGTGGAACAATTATATGGTTAGTGggtttatttctaatttattcaaataaatatcagtaagtAAGACTCACCACAGCCTGTTTGTATGAATTTGACAGAATGTTGTGGACTCTAACTTGGCCATGTCGGACGTCTGTCATGTCAAACCACAGGTCCTGGGTTCGCTGGTCCTCAGGTCCAAACCTGCGCCACGTATAATACTTGCCAGAATCCTCCTTCAAGACAGAAACGATGTGGATCATAGGTCGCAAAAGAccacagaaacatgtttaaatatcatcATGTTTCATGCCGTTCCAAGCTTGTGTAGAGgagtaaatatttctttccaaaagaGGGCACTGTTTAACCTcagttaaaacaaatacatcagGTTACAAACCTAAGTACTATTACATGCCTTAAATATTTACTGCGAGAAGAAACACTGTGGAGAAGCTCTCACCACTACATGTGTCATGTTGTTTGGCAACGTGTTGATTGTTAGTCCTCCACCCAGAACTGCCCGGCTTGTTCTCCCCAAAGAAGATCTCCGAACTCTGTAGCCAGCAGCTGACTCTTCACGCTGATGCGGGATCACACTGTACAAAACATCTGTCAGAAAGAGATAAgaagccattttattttttattttttatcatctgGGTCTAtataatgcatttaaaaagaaaagcagcatttcatcaaaaggaaaaaagaaaatcagttttattgcaACTCTAAAATGTGATGTTTACAGCTGTGGTTTTGTGTTCAGACAGTCAGTCTTGagagaaattaaaacttttccttTGAATTTGTCTGCCTTGCCTTTGTTAGCAAACACCATTGTTGAATGACTGcagaaacaatacaaaacaatagaatatttttcttttgctttgaatGAGTTGTCAAACCATGCAATCAAATCTGACCATATCTAGTAAGCAAACTGGGGTAGGTAGGCTTTGGTTTCAACTTTGGGTGTTTTAATTGACAACTTGCCCCTATTTCAAACCACATCTTCTTGGCTtatgttaaaagtttatttttgcagtgtgctgTGCTTTTCATGGCGTGTGGAAAATTCATGTTCTGCTGGTATATTTATCCtcataatttgatttatacatGTAGACATTTTTGTCCTTACCCAACCTCAGCTTTATGTAGCTGTAAAAAAACGCCTCTTCAGAGGTGCAAATTGGCACTTTTGACAGGAATTATATAAAATAACCTATGGAAGGCTTTTAAGGAAGCtttataggaaaaaaataattatgtagaggaaatttaaaaaatgataaaaagaatCCATGTAGATTTTGATTTTGCTTCTGGGTGTTTACTTGttcagactaaaaataaaaaataatttttagctgctgctgaaagtatttaATTCCAACCTTAAATGGGCAAAGAAACACAAGAGATTCCAGAAGGACACTATTTAATGAGAGCAAAGTTTTAGCAGCAAAAGATTTGCATAATCTCTTTCTGTGCAACATCGCTTTGTTGAGAAGTTCATTGAGGTTTGCAAGCATTCgttttattcactttattaACAGCTCTCTCAATGTCCTACAACATCTTGAAACCTATTGCCAATTATCCTGTAAATAATTGCCGATAAATTGAACAAGATTCAAGGTCGTGTGGCTGCAAACGGAGTCCAAATCATCACTTGTCTACTACCATGTTTGACAGTTTGCATGAGATGAGTTTTTTGCTgatatgttgtgttttattttctcttaaatatCTGATTTGATCTCAACTGTCGTAAGGATTTGGCTACAGAAGTTCCAAAATTAATTGATGTGCATAAAGGAAAAGCTTTTTCCTCACAaccttttgaaataataaacacttgtccagcctttttctcagtaaataaaatgcagttttaaacaaactaaCTGCAGCTTTAGAATTTGAGATGGCGATGTGGGGGGGAGGGTACAATTTCTCAGTATTAAATTatgtaggaaagaaataaaaataaaaaaaaagcaaatggtGGACATATAAGTGTCACAATTGTGAAGGCTAGtcagtgataaaaaaatttGCAGTCTCATTAATACTCATTTATGAGAACAGACAAACTGAGGTTGTTATAAATTCAACTGATGCTACTGGATACTGTTATACTTATATACTACATACAACATATATACAACATagtatatactatatatatagtTGGTTTGAGAAGAAGTGAttatttctttgacaataaTTGGTCAAAGACCATTATTGGTCTTTTAGCcctattatttttctttagtaaaAAAGAAGGTTTGAGAAAAACTAAAGTTGTTTCTTTGACAACAATGCGGTTAAAAGACTAAAAACAGAGCAAGAGTATCCGTTGAATTTATAACATGAACTATTTATCCCTTCGATTTTCTCTATTCACTTTACCGGACACCGTAGTGACGTCACAAAGCAGCCTATATATGCCTATGGCAAGCGCTTAGTTTCCGCGGGGTGTCTGATCTAACCCTAAATGAGGGTCTCCTCCTGTACTAAGcgtttgctgttttcttgttcCTGGCTTTCAGTAGATTACAGGAGGAAGTTAGCAGGAGCGTTAACGGGGAAAAAAGCCAGGAAGTCACCCCGACGTGCTCAGCTTCCTCCCTGAAACCCCGGCAATGTTTGCCGTGGTCAGCCCGGCTGCCGCGAAGAGTTAGCCTCTGCTGCTCCGTGGGTTTTTGCTAGTGGAGgagtttctgtgtctgagcAGATTAAAACTGAGTGAGGTGACCCTGCCGGACCTGCTGTGGTCTGGTGAGGAAACCTGTGCTCAAACATTCTTTAACAAGAGTCC from the Gambusia affinis linkage group LG19, SWU_Gaff_1.0, whole genome shotgun sequence genome contains:
- the LOC122821739 gene encoding plexin domain-containing protein 1-like isoform X2; translated protein: MWFGWVMLFFCLSQTELAKVWDQQQTDVLYSVIPHQREESAAGYRVRRSSLGRTSRAVLGGGLTINTLPNNMTHVVEDSGKYYTWRRFGPEDQRTQDLWFDMTDVRHGQVRVHNILSNSYKQAVRVALSFDFPFYGHFLRQITIATGGFIFTGDVIHRMLTTTQYIAPLMANFDPSYSKDSTVQYLDNGEVFVVQWERVRLPGKETAGAFTFQAALYKTGRISFSYRDIPLTLDVIGSVEHPVKAGLSDAFMVMSSTSQSPDGAQQTIYEYHRVEIDMTKITNSSAVELTPLPTCLLHDSCERCLSSNQTSGCSWCNVLQRCSDGMDRHRQEWLDYSCSEESKDATCDDYLKEDGFTATSVAPKTEDTTPLIPEQRDCTRDVKTESSTKSKELSHTGIIAGIAAALVFLLALILVAICIHCYPTGLSPLYLIQRRKSYWPSMKFQNQRPGYTEVEGEGHEKYSIVEAGPC
- the LOC122821739 gene encoding plexin domain-containing protein 1-like isoform X1 — encoded protein: MWFGWVMLFFCLSQTELAKVWDQQQTDVLYSVIPHQREESAAGYRVRRSSLGRTSRAVLGGGLTINTLPNNMTHVVEDSGKYYTWRRFGPEDQRTQDLWFDMTDVRHGQVRVHNILSNSYKQAVRVALSFDFPFYGHFLRQITIATGGFIFTGDVIHRMLTTTQYIAPLMANFDPSYSKDSTVQYLDNGEVFVVQWERVRLPGKETAGAFTFQAALYKTGRISFSYRDIPLTLDVIGSVEHPVKAGLSDAFMVMSSTSQSPDGAQQTIYEYHRVEIDMTKITNSSAVELTPLPTCLLHDSCERCLSSNQTSGCSWCNVLQRCSDGMDRHRQEWLDYSCSEESKDATCDDYLKEDGFTATSVAPKTEDTTPLIPEQRDCTRDDEIFIMGSDVKTESSTKSKELSHTGIIAGIAAALVFLLALILVAICIHCYPTGLSPLYLIQRRKSYWPSMKFQNQRPGYTEVEGEGHEKYSIVEAGPC
- the LOC122821739 gene encoding plexin domain-containing protein 1-like isoform X3, which gives rise to MWFGWVMLFFCLSQTELAKVWDQQQTDVLYSVIPHQREESAAGYRVRRSSLGRTSRAVLGGGLTINTLPNNMTHVVEDSGKYYTWRRFGPEDQRTQDLWFDMTDVRHGQVRVHNILSNSYKQAVRVALSFDFPFYGHFLRQITIATGGFIFTGDVIHRMLTTTQYIAPLMANFDPSYSKDSTVQYLDNGEVFVVQWERVRLPGKETAGAFTFQAALYKTGRISFSYRDIPLTLDVIGSVEHPVKAGLSDAFMVMSSTSQSPDGAQQTIYEYHRVEIDMTKITNSSAVELTPLPTCLLHDSCERCLSSNQTSGCSWCNVLQRCSDGMDRHRQEWLDYSCSEEEDGFTATSVAPKTEDTTPLIPEQRDCTRDDEIFIMGSDVKTESSTKSKELSHTGIIAGIAAALVFLLALILVAICIHCYPTGLSPLYLIQRRKSYWPSMKFQNQRPGYTEVEGEGHEKYSIVEAGPC